In one window of Maribacter sp. BPC-D8 DNA:
- a CDS encoding Dabb family protein — MTEFDSNYSHTVFFWLKNPDNQADRTTFETSLRKFLDNSAYAKTQFIGKPPKASRDVVDGSFTYSLIVSFDSAESQQAYQDEAPHKVFIEESSALWTKVIVYDSTSI; from the coding sequence ATGACTGAATTCGATTCTAATTATTCTCATACCGTATTTTTCTGGTTGAAAAACCCAGATAATCAAGCAGACCGTACCACTTTTGAAACCTCTTTACGTAAGTTTTTAGATAACTCTGCGTATGCTAAAACACAATTTATAGGGAAGCCACCAAAGGCTAGTAGAGACGTTGTTGATGGTTCATTTACGTATTCTTTGATTGTAAGTTTTGACTCTGCAGAATCTCAGCAGGCATACCAAGACGAAGCTCCGCATAAAGTTTTTATTGAAGAGTCAAGTGCCCTTTGGACTAAAGTAATCGTCTACGATTCTACCAGTATCTAA
- a CDS encoding BlaI/MecI/CopY family transcriptional regulator, with the protein MKQLTKAEEEVMIVLWELQKCNVASIIEKLPEPKPAYNTVSTIVRILESKGFVDHEQVGKGYLYFSLVKKSDYSNQSINKLVDGYFQGSFKSMVSFFMKKNDMSLSELESVLNEIKKEKP; encoded by the coding sequence ATGAAACAGTTGACAAAAGCAGAGGAAGAAGTAATGATTGTGTTATGGGAATTACAGAAATGTAATGTAGCATCGATCATTGAGAAATTACCTGAACCAAAACCGGCATATAATACCGTTTCTACAATTGTTCGAATTTTAGAAAGCAAGGGTTTTGTGGATCATGAGCAAGTAGGTAAAGGGTATTTATATTTCTCTTTGGTGAAGAAATCAGATTACAGCAATCAGTCCATCAACAAATTAGTAGACGGCTATTTTCAAGGTTCATTTAAAAGTATGGTGTCATTTTTTATGAAGAAGAATGATATGAGCCTGTCGGAATTGGAATCGGTATTAAATGAAATTAAAAAGGAAAAACCATGA
- a CDS encoding MmcQ/YjbR family DNA-binding protein: protein MNVEEYREYCISKKGVTESFPFDEVTLVFKVMGKMFALCGLENVPLRVNLKCDPERAIELREEHDGIIEGWHMSKKHWNTVYLEQISKDLTKELIDHSYDLVVSKLTKKVKAELEAL from the coding sequence ATGAACGTTGAAGAATACCGGGAATATTGTATTTCTAAAAAAGGAGTAACAGAATCCTTTCCTTTTGATGAGGTTACCTTGGTATTTAAGGTGATGGGCAAAATGTTCGCTTTATGCGGATTAGAAAATGTGCCGTTACGCGTTAACCTAAAATGCGACCCAGAAAGAGCCATCGAACTACGTGAAGAACATGATGGTATTATAGAGGGTTGGCACATGAGTAAAAAGCATTGGAATACCGTATATCTTGAGCAAATTTCTAAAGACCTCACAAAAGAGCTTATTGACCATTCGTATGATTTGGTGGTTTCTAAATTGACTAAGAAGGTGAAGGCGGAGTTGGAAGCACTATAG
- a CDS encoding energy transducer TonB → MIQYILECIAFQLLFLVIYDFFLKKETFFQWNRVYLIGTFVLSLILPWIKIEAFKQQVPPTFAQYPEYLWGLQNTDVVVQVQKSTGWNVTWQEGVLYGGMLVALLLFGLKIRQLYLLRKSGEKISYPLFTQVVIANSNIAFSFFKSIFIGDKVLKMKHDTIIAHELVHIKQRHTYDLLFFEFMRIVGWFNPLVYVYQNRISELHEFIADAQVSKEHKTDHYEQLLAQVFQTEHISFINQFFTQSLIKKRIIMLQKSKSKKVWQLKYLLLLPMVLGMLLYSSCEMYKNTSDGQGITRNDELLIAEVKAKIEEDDLGMHYLYNSSLAEKRRDMNQTFTKNEYFLYEVLQNKILEEELKSYIKKNPDESIKLALVQPSTELYNDFVNQRKAYKLIDVNLKASVKAFEKGIFYYNNNFKVYPSDYLEFKVKNTAELSSNELQKFNELLIGLENESYHLTNIILHDDQNSFLIKTNIKDLMKSKESSDIQFVSEEGFSDFDNVDVPFAVVDEVPVFPGCEDADDKRACFNEKMQQHIGKHFSYPQAAQDANIQGRVSTMFIISSEGTIENIKMRGPDKLLEDEVARIIKSLPKMIPGKQSGKAVNVPFSIPIQFKLDDSDSSSLDEKTYMNENDVPFAVVDEVPIFPGCEDADDNRACFNEKMQQHIGKYFNYPKAARDANIEGRVSAMFLITSEGAIENIKMRGPDKLLEDEVERIIKRLPKMIPGKQSGKAVNVPFSIPVNFKLKSESTNEKAINLNSNDSKGSIYLINGEVVEKHEYDKMDADKNSIERILHLGPEASIKKYGKVAENGSYEIITKNNNSTANMVSEISKESELEPMYYVDDIKITKLEMEAIDPNTIESIFILKDEKAIEKYGEVGENGVVEIRIKKE, encoded by the coding sequence ATGATACAATACATTTTGGAGTGCATCGCCTTTCAACTTCTTTTCTTGGTTATTTATGACTTTTTTCTAAAGAAAGAGACCTTTTTTCAATGGAATCGGGTGTATTTAATCGGAACATTTGTTTTGTCTTTGATATTACCTTGGATAAAAATAGAAGCTTTTAAGCAGCAAGTGCCACCAACGTTTGCCCAATACCCGGAGTATTTATGGGGATTACAAAATACAGATGTAGTAGTACAGGTTCAAAAATCAACGGGTTGGAATGTTACTTGGCAAGAAGGAGTGCTGTATGGCGGAATGCTAGTGGCATTGTTGTTATTCGGATTAAAAATCAGACAATTATACCTATTAAGAAAAAGCGGAGAAAAGATTTCTTACCCTTTATTTACTCAGGTTGTTATAGCAAACAGCAATATTGCTTTTTCATTCTTTAAATCCATTTTTATTGGAGATAAAGTATTGAAGATGAAGCACGATACCATAATCGCCCATGAATTGGTGCATATAAAACAAAGGCATACGTACGACTTGTTATTTTTTGAGTTTATGAGAATTGTAGGCTGGTTTAATCCGTTAGTGTACGTATATCAAAATCGTATTTCAGAATTACATGAATTTATTGCCGATGCTCAAGTATCAAAAGAACATAAAACGGATCATTATGAGCAGTTATTGGCTCAGGTTTTTCAGACCGAACATATATCATTCATCAATCAATTTTTTACACAATCATTAATCAAAAAACGAATAATCATGTTACAAAAATCAAAATCAAAAAAAGTCTGGCAGTTGAAGTATTTACTATTATTGCCAATGGTACTGGGGATGTTGTTGTATAGTTCGTGTGAAATGTATAAAAATACTTCTGACGGTCAAGGAATCACAAGAAATGATGAGCTTTTAATTGCAGAGGTAAAGGCTAAAATAGAAGAGGATGATTTGGGTATGCATTATTTATATAATTCTAGTTTAGCTGAAAAACGTCGGGATATGAATCAAACTTTTACTAAGAATGAATACTTTCTTTATGAGGTCTTGCAGAATAAAATTTTAGAAGAAGAATTGAAAAGTTATATTAAAAAAAATCCTGATGAATCTATAAAATTAGCATTGGTTCAACCCTCTACAGAGCTGTATAATGATTTTGTAAATCAAAGAAAAGCGTACAAATTAATTGATGTTAACCTAAAAGCATCAGTTAAAGCATTTGAGAAAGGTATTTTTTATTATAATAATAATTTTAAGGTGTATCCATCAGATTATTTAGAGTTTAAAGTAAAAAATACCGCAGAATTAAGTTCTAATGAATTACAAAAATTTAATGAATTGTTGATTGGTTTAGAAAATGAATCGTATCATTTAACGAACATTATACTTCATGATGATCAGAATTCATTTTTAATAAAGACCAATATTAAAGATTTAATGAAAAGTAAAGAATCATCTGATATTCAGTTTGTATCTGAAGAAGGTTTTAGCGATTTCGATAATGTAGATGTTCCTTTTGCCGTAGTTGATGAAGTTCCGGTTTTTCCTGGTTGTGAAGATGCAGATGATAAACGTGCTTGTTTCAATGAAAAAATGCAGCAACATATTGGAAAACATTTCAGTTATCCGCAGGCTGCTCAAGATGCTAATATACAGGGGCGAGTAAGTACTATGTTCATCATTTCTTCAGAAGGTACTATTGAAAATATTAAAATGCGTGGTCCGGATAAGCTATTAGAAGACGAAGTGGCTCGTATCATAAAAAGTTTACCAAAGATGATTCCTGGTAAACAATCTGGTAAAGCTGTAAATGTTCCTTTTTCTATTCCTATTCAATTCAAATTAGATGATAGTGATAGTTCTTCATTAGATGAAAAAACATACATGAATGAGAATGATGTTCCTTTCGCTGTAGTTGATGAGGTTCCGATTTTTCCTGGTTGTGAAGATGCAGATGATAATCGTGCTTGCTTTAATGAAAAAATGCAACAACATATTGGTAAATATTTTAATTATCCAAAAGCAGCTAGAGATGCGAATATAGAGGGTAGAGTTAGTGCTATGTTTTTAATTACTTCAGAAGGCGCTATTGAAAATATTAAAATGCGTGGTCCAGATAAATTATTAGAAGATGAGGTAGAACGCATAATAAAAAGGTTGCCAAAGATGATTCCTGGCAAACAATCTGGTAAAGCAGTAAATGTTCCTTTTTCCATTCCTGTTAATTTTAAGTTGAAAAGTGAAAGTACTAATGAAAAGGCTATTAATTTAAATAGTAATGATAGTAAGGGGTCTATTTATTTAATTAACGGAGAAGTGGTGGAAAAGCATGAATATGACAAAATGGATGCTGATAAAAATTCAATTGAAAGGATTTTACATTTGGGACCCGAAGCTTCCATTAAAAAATATGGTAAAGTTGCCGAAAATGGATCTTATGAAATTATAACTAAAAACAATAATAGTACAGCCAACATGGTTTCTGAAATTTCGAAAGAAAGTGAGTTAGAACCTATGTATTATGTTGATGATATAAAAATAACTAAACTAGAAATGGAAGCTATTGATCCAAATACAATAGAAAGTATTTTTATTTTAAAAGATGAAAAAGCTATTGAAAAGTATGGTGAAGTGGGTGAAAATGGAGTAGTTGAAATTAGAATTAAAAAAGAATAA
- a CDS encoding DUF4230 domain-containing protein, with protein sequence MDNIFDTILGLVLGAIGMYWLFNFFKGKKSKEITTHQSTVLLEKMKSVCKLISVEGEFAEIYKYENVKDFLSIVSSKKKALVVIKAKAHIGYDLSKLLMHTDESKKIIILDNFPQPEVLSIEPELEFYDVKSGFFNFFAPDDLTKLNAEAKAHIREKIPESGLMDTARKEALQTVLIMEKIVETIGWKLDYSALKIPQKQIEVLEK encoded by the coding sequence ATGGATAATATTTTTGATACCATTCTTGGTTTAGTTTTAGGTGCAATAGGCATGTATTGGCTTTTCAATTTTTTTAAAGGAAAGAAAAGTAAAGAGATAACAACGCACCAGTCTACCGTGTTATTAGAAAAAATGAAAAGCGTTTGCAAGTTGATCTCCGTAGAAGGTGAGTTTGCCGAAATCTACAAGTATGAAAATGTAAAAGATTTTCTAAGCATTGTAAGTAGCAAAAAGAAAGCGCTGGTGGTTATAAAGGCGAAAGCGCATATTGGTTATGATTTAAGTAAGCTTTTAATGCATACCGATGAAAGTAAGAAGATAATTATACTAGATAATTTTCCGCAGCCAGAAGTATTGAGTATTGAACCTGAGCTGGAATTTTACGATGTAAAAAGCGGATTTTTTAACTTTTTCGCTCCAGATGATCTTACGAAATTAAATGCAGAGGCTAAAGCACATATACGTGAAAAAATTCCGGAAAGCGGCTTGATGGATACAGCTAGAAAAGAAGCTTTACAGACCGTTTTGATTATGGAGAAAATAGTAGAAACTATTGGGTGGAAACTCGATTATTCTGCACTTAAAATTCCGCAAAAACAAATTGAGGTACTTGAAAAATAA
- the ruvC gene encoding crossover junction endodeoxyribonuclease RuvC, translated as MANEKIILGIDPGTTIMGFGLIKVVGKKMEFLQMNELLLQKYNDPYTKLKLIFERTIELIDTYHPDEIAIEAPFFGKNVQSMLKLGRAQGVAMAAGLSRQIPITEYLPKKIKMAVTGNGNASKEQVARMLQSVLGLKTLPKNLDSTDGLAAAVCHFYNQGRIDVVGKSYSGWDAFVKQNEKRVKK; from the coding sequence TTGGCGAACGAGAAAATAATTTTGGGTATTGACCCAGGCACAACTATTATGGGTTTCGGACTCATAAAAGTGGTGGGTAAAAAGATGGAGTTTCTTCAAATGAACGAATTGCTTCTTCAAAAATATAACGACCCATACACAAAACTAAAGCTCATTTTTGAGCGTACCATAGAATTGATAGATACCTATCACCCAGATGAGATTGCTATTGAGGCTCCTTTCTTTGGTAAGAATGTACAGTCTATGCTAAAGCTTGGTCGTGCACAAGGTGTTGCCATGGCAGCGGGATTATCACGTCAAATACCTATTACAGAATACTTGCCCAAAAAAATTAAAATGGCAGTCACTGGAAACGGAAATGCCAGCAAAGAACAAGTTGCTAGAATGCTACAAAGTGTATTAGGGTTAAAAACACTACCAAAAAACCTAGATAGCACTGACGGATTAGCTGCTGCCGTATGCCATTTTTACAACCAAGGTAGAATTGACGTAGTCGGTAAAAGCTACTCTGGTTGGGATGCTTTTGTAAAGCAGAATGAGAAAAGAGTGAAAAAGTAA
- a CDS encoding tetratricopeptide repeat protein — protein sequence MKLFFISILLLVLFKAEAQSSALAVADSLYTIGNYSKAINEYSKVGGVSSALQIARSYNAVGNYEKAITQYQYVVDEDVENQLAQFELGKLLLKVNKFEEAKSVFKNLSNLNTTNPEFQFYLGEVNRHLDITDESIKQYKKAIKLDSTHLRSLFQLAKYYTIKQERDNALTYILKGLNYYENDVSLINLHALVLFNDAQFEKAIPLFERVLELGEDKNYVYEKLGISYNKNWEFKKAKEAYAILLKRDDTNSQTYFDLASVYQKESKLDSAKIFIHKAMAVQKPIFANGYNQLAYIAREQKDYITAFKFFEMAHQEDVSNARIYYNIATTYDQFGTDLQKKLGYYENFLKHYPNEHPFYYETARKRISELKEEIHFAKE from the coding sequence TTGAAACTATTTTTTATTTCAATACTACTATTAGTACTGTTTAAAGCCGAAGCGCAATCTTCGGCTTTAGCTGTTGCCGATAGTTTATACACTATTGGTAATTATTCAAAAGCGATTAATGAGTACTCTAAAGTAGGCGGAGTCTCTTCTGCGCTACAAATTGCAAGAAGTTATAATGCTGTTGGTAATTATGAGAAGGCAATTACTCAATATCAATACGTGGTCGATGAAGATGTTGAAAATCAACTCGCGCAATTTGAACTTGGGAAATTATTGCTGAAAGTAAATAAGTTTGAAGAGGCAAAATCTGTGTTTAAAAATTTGTCTAATCTCAATACGACTAACCCTGAGTTTCAGTTTTATTTGGGGGAAGTCAATCGTCATCTAGATATAACAGATGAAAGTATAAAGCAATACAAAAAAGCAATTAAATTAGATAGTACGCATCTTAGAAGCCTGTTTCAGCTCGCTAAATATTACACCATAAAACAAGAGCGCGACAACGCATTAACGTATATTTTAAAGGGATTGAATTATTATGAGAATGACGTATCCTTAATAAATTTACATGCATTGGTGCTATTCAACGATGCTCAATTTGAGAAGGCGATTCCGTTATTTGAACGCGTCTTAGAACTTGGGGAAGATAAAAACTACGTCTATGAAAAACTAGGAATTTCTTATAACAAGAATTGGGAATTCAAAAAAGCTAAAGAAGCTTATGCTATTTTATTGAAAAGAGATGATACTAATTCACAAACCTATTTTGATTTAGCCAGTGTTTATCAAAAAGAAAGCAAATTAGATAGTGCCAAGATTTTCATTCATAAGGCAATGGCTGTCCAAAAACCTATTTTTGCGAATGGCTATAATCAATTGGCATATATCGCCCGTGAGCAAAAAGATTATATAACAGCATTCAAATTCTTTGAAATGGCTCACCAAGAAGATGTGTCAAATGCTCGTATCTATTACAATATAGCCACTACTTATGATCAATTTGGTACTGATTTGCAGAAGAAATTAGGTTATTATGAGAATTTCTTAAAGCACTATCCGAACGAGCATCCTTTCTATTACGAAACTGCGAGAAAACGAATCTCAGAGTTAAAGGAGGAAATCCATTTTGCTAAAGAATAA
- a CDS encoding DUF456 domain-containing protein, with protein sequence MDIFLLVLGFILMLVGILGSFLPILPGPPISWVGLLLLYSTSAITMNWTFLGITLAIALIVFGLDYVIPAIGTKKFGGTKWGVIGTTVGLLVALIFPILGPFGIIIWPFVGALVGELLNKADKKTATKAAFGSFLGFLTGTFLKFMVAIVYFGLFISKAWEHSSALFPFFN encoded by the coding sequence ATGGATATATTTTTATTAGTACTAGGATTCATTTTAATGCTCGTGGGCATTTTAGGGAGCTTCTTACCTATTTTACCCGGACCACCAATTAGTTGGGTAGGTTTACTATTATTATATTCTACCAGCGCCATTACCATGAATTGGACGTTTCTAGGTATTACACTAGCTATAGCTTTAATAGTTTTTGGATTAGATTACGTTATACCTGCCATAGGTACCAAAAAATTTGGCGGTACAAAATGGGGAGTTATCGGTACTACAGTTGGTTTATTAGTTGCCTTAATATTCCCTATTCTAGGACCATTCGGAATTATCATATGGCCTTTTGTGGGTGCTTTAGTTGGAGAATTACTGAATAAGGCGGATAAAAAAACCGCTACGAAAGCGGCTTTTGGTTCTTTTTTAGGATTCTTAACAGGTACTTTTTTGAAATTTATGGTCGCTATTGTCTATTTCGGACTATTCATTTCAAAAGCTTGGGAGCATAGTAGCGCCCTATTTCCTTTCTTTAATTAA
- the hemW gene encoding radical SAM family heme chaperone HemW codes for MSGIYIHIPFCKQACHYCDFHFSTTMGKKDAMVNALCKELELRKTEFSGETVATIYFGGGTPSVLEIKEIEQLISTVSEHYDVVDNPEITLEANPDDLSEEKILQLVASPINRLSIGIQSFFEEDLKLMNRAHNALEAEKCLQLASQHFDNISIDLIYGMPNMTLERWKQNIDKALGFGIPHISSYALTVEPKTALAKFVENGLITPATDEETQEHFNHLNKTLLAAGFDCYEISNFGKPGYYSKNNSAYWQQKKYIGIGPSAHSFDGVRRGWNINNNPKYIKSIAQNILPMEVEVLSATDKYNEYIMTGLRTIWGVSLSRISDEFGPKYKEYALMQADKFIEEHLLFVDGDILKTTKKGMFLADGIAADLFMLNLK; via the coding sequence ATGAGCGGAATCTACATCCACATCCCATTTTGTAAACAAGCTTGTCACTATTGTGATTTTCATTTTTCGACCACAATGGGGAAGAAAGATGCGATGGTAAATGCATTGTGTAAAGAACTGGAGCTGCGCAAAACGGAGTTTTCTGGGGAAACTGTTGCTACGATATATTTTGGCGGCGGTACGCCGTCCGTTTTGGAGATTAAGGAGATTGAGCAGTTGATAAGTACGGTTAGTGAACATTATGATGTTGTAGATAATCCGGAGATTACCTTAGAGGCGAATCCTGATGATTTATCCGAAGAGAAAATACTGCAACTGGTAGCTAGTCCGATAAACCGATTGAGTATCGGAATTCAATCTTTTTTTGAGGAAGATTTAAAGCTGATGAACAGGGCACATAATGCTCTGGAAGCCGAGAAGTGTTTGCAATTGGCGAGTCAGCATTTCGATAATATTTCTATCGATTTAATTTATGGAATGCCAAACATGACCTTAGAACGCTGGAAGCAAAATATTGATAAGGCACTTGGGTTTGGTATTCCGCATATCTCTAGTTATGCTCTTACAGTTGAACCAAAAACGGCACTTGCCAAATTTGTGGAAAATGGATTGATTACTCCCGCTACCGACGAAGAAACACAGGAGCATTTTAACCATTTGAACAAGACTTTATTGGCAGCAGGCTTCGATTGTTATGAGATTTCCAATTTTGGGAAGCCTGGGTATTACTCCAAAAATAACTCCGCCTATTGGCAGCAGAAAAAATATATAGGTATTGGTCCATCTGCACATTCATTTGATGGTGTACGCAGAGGATGGAATATTAATAACAATCCGAAATACATAAAATCCATAGCACAAAATATTTTACCTATGGAAGTTGAGGTACTTTCTGCTACCGACAAATACAACGAGTATATAATGACGGGCTTACGGACTATTTGGGGAGTTTCATTATCTAGAATTTCTGATGAATTCGGACCTAAATACAAAGAATATGCACTAATGCAAGCCGACAAATTTATAGAAGAGCATTTGCTTTTTGTAGATGGTGATATTCTAAAAACCACCAAAAAAGGCATGTTTTTAGCCGACGGCATCGCCGCAGATTTGTTTATGCTGAATTTGAAATAA
- a CDS encoding cyclase family protein, producing MKTTITHNSKEYKIDLSKPLDISIAITNKDDNVNAWYVKAPTIEPHREANFTGSIAAGSSTNFYDISFNPHSHGTHTECVGHISAEHQSVNQNLQQFFFLAKVITITPSEENGDAVITKKQLQNAIGNQTPTALVIRTLPNASSKRNRQYSHTNPPYILKDAMVFIRELGVEHLLIDLPSVDKEKDDGKLLAHKAFWNINGDVRLGATITEFIYVPDAIVDGSYFLNLQVAPFENDASPSRPVLYKIE from the coding sequence ATGAAAACTACCATAACCCATAATTCTAAAGAGTACAAGATAGACCTATCTAAACCCTTAGACATTTCTATAGCCATTACCAATAAAGACGATAATGTAAACGCTTGGTATGTTAAAGCCCCGACTATAGAGCCTCATAGAGAAGCCAATTTTACTGGGAGTATAGCAGCTGGGTCAAGTACTAATTTTTATGATATTTCTTTCAATCCGCATTCGCATGGTACGCATACGGAGTGTGTTGGGCATATATCTGCTGAGCATCAGTCTGTAAACCAAAATCTACAACAGTTTTTCTTTTTGGCTAAGGTGATAACTATTACTCCATCCGAGGAAAATGGAGATGCAGTAATCACGAAAAAACAACTTCAAAATGCCATAGGTAATCAAACTCCGACAGCGTTAGTTATACGAACCTTACCTAATGCTTCGTCAAAACGAAATAGACAGTATTCACATACGAATCCGCCATACATATTAAAAGACGCTATGGTGTTTATAAGGGAATTGGGTGTAGAACATTTGTTGATAGACCTACCTTCTGTCGACAAAGAAAAAGATGATGGTAAGCTTTTGGCGCACAAGGCATTTTGGAATATCAACGGCGATGTTCGACTTGGTGCAACTATCACAGAGTTTATTTATGTGCCAGATGCGATTGTTGATGGTTCGTACTTTTTAAACTTACAAGTAGCACCTTTTGAGAATGATGCTAGCCCAAGTAGACCGGTACTTTATAAAATAGAATAA
- a CDS encoding four helix bundle protein: MNNENPLLSKSYDFALQIVKLYQELTKNKREYVLSKQLLRAGTSVGANIAEANGAISKADFSAKISIAYKESLETKYWLNLLKDSGYIELSIANGLIEKADELSKIMFAILKSTRIKKQA, translated from the coding sequence ATGAATAATGAAAATCCTCTTTTGAGTAAATCTTATGATTTTGCTTTGCAAATTGTTAAATTATATCAAGAACTAACGAAGAATAAAAGAGAGTATGTTCTATCGAAACAACTATTGAGAGCAGGAACTTCTGTAGGTGCGAATATAGCAGAAGCTAATGGTGCGATATCAAAAGCAGATTTTTCTGCTAAGATTTCAATAGCTTATAAAGAAAGTTTAGAGACTAAATATTGGTTAAACCTTTTAAAGGATTCAGGATATATTGAATTGTCAATTGCGAATGGTTTAATAGAAAAAGCTGATGAACTTTCTAAAATTATGTTCGCTATACTTAAATCCACAAGAATTAAAAAACAAGCATAA
- a CDS encoding nitroreductase, with translation MILDIIKKRRSVFPVQYNDTPIAKADIEKVLEAANWAPNHKCTEPWRFKVIQGEAKGRLGNFLSKKYEELDPKPKAMKIKKLQENPKMAGAIIAICMQRDLKESIPEWEEVAAVAMAVQNMWLQCTEMGIGSYWSSPGLIKHMGEFLSLADGEKCLGFFYMGNFDGELTDGKREPITTKTEWITE, from the coding sequence ATGATATTAGATATAATTAAAAAGAGACGCTCGGTATTTCCGGTTCAATATAATGATACTCCAATTGCGAAGGCAGATATAGAAAAGGTTTTAGAAGCGGCTAACTGGGCACCTAACCATAAGTGTACAGAGCCATGGCGTTTTAAGGTGATTCAAGGTGAAGCAAAAGGTAGGCTAGGTAATTTCTTATCTAAAAAATATGAAGAGCTTGATCCTAAGCCAAAAGCAATGAAGATTAAAAAATTACAGGAAAACCCAAAAATGGCGGGTGCAATTATTGCCATTTGTATGCAACGAGACCTAAAAGAATCTATACCAGAATGGGAAGAGGTTGCAGCAGTAGCTATGGCTGTTCAGAATATGTGGTTACAATGCACCGAAATGGGTATTGGGTCGTATTGGTCTTCACCGGGACTCATAAAACACATGGGTGAGTTTTTAAGCTTAGCCGATGGTGAAAAATGTTTAGGATTTTTCTACATGGGTAATTTCGATGGTGAATTGACCGACGGTAAACGCGAGCCTATTACAACTAAAACCGAATGGATAACGGAGTAA
- a CDS encoding DUF4260 domain-containing protein: MKNVLKLEELALMILGIFMFGLLGYQWWWLPVLILAPDISMLGYLLGSKFGAVCYNIFHHRGIAILLYFVGICFMLPIMQLIGTILFIHIAMDRIFGYGLKYDKGFKFTHLGEIGNKNG, from the coding sequence ATGAAAAATGTTTTGAAATTAGAAGAGCTAGCCTTAATGATTCTTGGCATTTTTATGTTCGGCTTATTAGGCTACCAATGGTGGTGGTTGCCTGTTTTAATACTGGCTCCAGATATTTCTATGTTGGGTTATTTACTAGGTTCAAAATTCGGTGCAGTTTGTTATAACATCTTTCATCACAGAGGTATAGCCATACTTTTATACTTTGTTGGTATCTGTTTTATGTTGCCTATAATGCAATTAATAGGTACAATTCTTTTTATACATATAGCCATGGACCGTATCTTTGGCTACGGACTTAAATATGATAAAGGGTTTAAGTTTACTCATTTAGGAGAAATAGGAAATAAAAATGGATAA